Proteins found in one Zea mays cultivar B73 chromosome 1, Zm-B73-REFERENCE-NAM-5.0, whole genome shotgun sequence genomic segment:
- the LOC100216915 gene encoding hydrolase, which translates to MEKTKLPLPLPLPLVHGERLWARPWRWLKTAFFIVAMLASLLLVCAPPLLVVLLDLLLPPALLSSFLRAQPPSSASFAAALAAQARPFRFASSLADLPALSAARSLLILCAYAAAGGGGAAYRWVAVACSAASVCYVLAKAVAVFGAAPVWRGNGQLVAVEALFLMSLALAVAHLAMAYRASCRERRRLQLVYRIDVEAVRLKGGQTPKALKQCMI; encoded by the exons ATGGAGAAGACAAAGCTGCCGCTGCCGCTACCGCTACCCCTGGTGCACGGCGAGCGTCTGTGGGCGCGGCCGTGGCGGTGGCTGAAGACGGCCTTCTTCATCGTGGCGATGCTGGCGTCGCTGCTGCTCGTGTGCGCGCCGCCGCTGCTGGTCGTGCTGCTGGACCTGCTCCTGCCGCCCGCGCTGCTCTCCAGCTTCCTCCGCGCGCAGCCGCCCTCCTCCGCCTCCTTCGCCGCCGCGCTCGCCGCCCAGGCCAGGCCCTTCCGCTTCGCCTCCTCGCTCGCCGACCTCCCCGCGCTCTCCGCCGCGCGCTCCCTCCTCATCCTCTGCGCGTACGCCGCGGCCGGAGGCGGCGGCGCCGCATACAGGTGGGTCGCCGTCGCCTGCAGCGCCGCCTCCGTCTGCTACGTCCTCGCCAAGGCCGTCGCCGTCTTCGGCGCCGCGCCCGTGTGGCGGGGCAACGGCCAGCTCGTCGCCGTCGAGGCCTTGTTCCTCATGTCGCTCGCGCTCGCCGTCGCCCACCTCGCCATGGCGTACCGCGCGTCATGCCGCGAGCGACGACGCCTGCAGCTAGTCTACAGAATCGACGTCGAAGCG GTAAGACTGAAGGGAGGCCAGACGCCCAAGGCACTGAAGCAATGCATGATATGA
- the LOC100381575 gene encoding uncharacterized protein LOC100381575, translating to MRASDVGSRGHTGAQAGHPHSLAGAQASHSLVGVPAPAAPASREHPAASRAGGPASVQASKGAGRRPLARPSPEETAPACAGVLDGQAVSWWRRR from the coding sequence ATGCGCGCCTCCGACGTGGGTAGCCGCGGCCACACGGGCGCGCAGGCAGGCCACCCACACAGCCTCGCGGGCGCGCAGGCAAGCCACAGCCTAGTGGGCGTGCCGGCCCCGGCAGCCCCAGCCTCGCGCGAGCACCCCGCAGCCTCGCGGGCGGGCGGCCCAGCCTCGGTGCAGGCTAGCAAAGGCGCAGGCCGGCGCCCCCTGGCGAGGCCTAGCCCGGAAGAAACGGCTCCTGCGTGCGCAGGCGTACTCGACGGGCAAGCAGTTTCCTGGTGGCGGCGGCGCTAG